From a single Capsicum annuum cultivar UCD-10X-F1 chromosome 12, UCD10Xv1.1, whole genome shotgun sequence genomic region:
- the LOC107870481 gene encoding geranylgeranyl pyrophosphate synthase 7, chloroplastic-like, with protein sequence MAFLATISCHENLVLSNTLSNNFTFSRKPPPSQSYSVLHKKIQASNVANASQTFQVKEQEDSSKVEKFILPKFEFKEYMKMKAIKVNKALDDAIPMKEPVKIHDAMRYSLLAGGKRVRPILCMASCEVVGGDESLAIPAACAVEMIHTMSLIHDDLPCMDNDDLRRGKPTNHKVFGEDTAVLAGDALMSLAFEHVATKTRNVTPQRVVQAIGELGSAAGSEGLVGGQIVDITSEGKQVSLTELEYIHHYKTGKLLEAAVVCGSIMGGGNEVAVERLRSYARCIGLLFQVVDDILDVTKSSDVLGKTAGKDLVTDKATYPKLMGLEKARQFAGELMAKAMDELSYFDSTKAAPLYHIANYIASRQN encoded by the coding sequence ATGGCATTTTTAGCTACCATTTCTTGCCATGAAAATCTAGTCCTTTCTAATACTCTAAGCAATAACTTTACTTTCAGTAGAAAGCCCCCACCTAGCCAATCTTACAGTGTCCTTCACAAGAAAATCCAGGCTAGCAATGTCGCGAACGCGTCCCAAACTTTTCAAGTCAAGGAACAAGAAGATTCATCCAAGGTAGAGAAATTCATCTTGCCTAAGTTTGAGTTTAAGGAATACATGAAAATGAAGGCAATCAAGGTAAACAAAGCACTAGATGATGCAATACCAATGAAAGAGCCTGTAAAAATTCATGATGCTATGAGGTACTCACTCCTAGCTGGAGGAAAACGTGTCCGGCCGATCCTCTGCATGGCTTCTTGTGAAGTTGTAGGAGGGGATGAATCCTTAGCGATACCTGCTGCTTGTGCAGTTGAGATGATCCATACCATGTCACTCATCCACGATGATCTTCCTTGTATGGACAACGATGATCTACGCCGTGGCAAGCCCACGAACCACAAGGTTTTTGGGGAAGACACTGCAGTTCTTGCAGGGGATGCACTTATGTCTTTGGCTTTTGAACATGTGGCAACCAAGACTCGGAATGTGACACCCCAAAGAGTGGTTCAAGCCATTGGGGAATTGGGTTCAGCTGCTGGCTCAGAAGGGCTCGTGGGAGGGCAGATAGTGGACATAACTAGTGAGGGAAAACAAGTGAGCCTAACTGAACTGGAGTACATTCACCACTATAAGACGGGGAAACTTTTGGAGGCTGCTGTAGTTTGTGGGTCAATAATGGGGGGAGGAAATGAGGTTGCTGTCGAGAGGCTGAGGAGCTATGCTAGGTGCATTGGACTGTTGTTTCAAGTGgtagatgatattcttgatgtTACTAAGTCATCAGATGTGTTAGGAAAGACAGCTGGTAAGGACCTAGTGACTGATAAGGCTACATATCCTAAGCTGATGGGGTTAGAAAAGGCTCGGCAATTTGCCGGTGAGCTGATGGCTAAGGCCATGGATGAGCTTAGCTACTTTGATTCCACCAAGGCAGCACCTCTTTATCATATTGCTAATTATATTGCAAGTCGGCAGAATTGA
- the LOC107870482 gene encoding glutathione S-transferase DHAR3, chloroplastic isoform X2, whose protein sequence is MSTVKITPSAASLTTTIKHLASIHNTTIFTSNSTKFRAPRRGFTVSMAAFVHTPLEVCVKQSITIPNKLGDCPFTQRVLLTLEEKHLPYDMKFVDLSNKPDWFLKISPEGKVPLIKLDEKWVPDSDVITQALEEKYPDPPLTTPPEKASVGSKIFPKFVAFLKSKDSSDGTEQALLDELTAFNDYLKDNSIFSRETFINTRALKEDVIEGWRPKVMG, encoded by the exons ATGTCGACAGTAAAGATAACTCCATCAGCAGCTTCACTTACGACTACTATCAAACACCTTGCCTCCATTCACAACACCACCATTTTCACATCAAATTCCACTAAGTTTAGAGCACCAAGAAGAGGTTTTACTGTATCAATGGCTGCTTTTGTCCACACCCCACTTGAAGTTTGTGTCAAACAATCAATCACAATACCAAATAAGCTTGGTGACT GCCCCTTCACACAGAGGGTTTTGCTTACTTTGGAGGAAAAGCACTTGCCATATGACATGAAGTTTGTTGATTTGAGTAACAAGCCTGACTG GTTTTTGAAGATAAGCCCTGAAGGTAAAGTTCCTCTTATTAAGCTTGACGAGAAATGGGTTCCAGATTCAGATGTCATCACACAGGCACTGGAGGAGAAGTATCCTGATCCTCCGCTGACAACTCCTCCCGAGAAGGCTTCTGT TGGATCAAAGATCTTCCCGAAGTTTGTTGCTTTTCTGAAAAGCAAAGACTCAAGTGATGGAACTGAGCAGGCTTTACTTGATGAGCTGACAGCTTTCAATGATTACCTTAAAGATAAT AGTATATTCTCCAGGGAAACATTCATCAACACGCGGGCACTAAAAGAGGATGTCATTGAAGGTTGGCGACCAAAAGTCATGGGTTAG
- the LOC107870482 gene encoding glutathione S-transferase DHAR3, chloroplastic isoform X1 — protein sequence MSTVKITPSAASLTTTIKHLASIHNTTIFTSNSTKFRAPRRGFTVSMAAFVHTPLEVCVKQSITIPNKLGDCPFTQRVLLTLEEKHLPYDMKFVDLSNKPDWFLKISPEGKVPLIKLDEKWVPDSDVITQALEEKYPDPPLTTPPEKASVGSKIFPKFVAFLKSKDSSDGTEQALLDELTAFNDYLKDNGPLINGNEVSAADLSLGPKLYHLEIALGYYKNWSIPDSLSYAKSYMKSIFSRETFINTRALKEDVIEGWRPKVMG from the exons ATGTCGACAGTAAAGATAACTCCATCAGCAGCTTCACTTACGACTACTATCAAACACCTTGCCTCCATTCACAACACCACCATTTTCACATCAAATTCCACTAAGTTTAGAGCACCAAGAAGAGGTTTTACTGTATCAATGGCTGCTTTTGTCCACACCCCACTTGAAGTTTGTGTCAAACAATCAATCACAATACCAAATAAGCTTGGTGACT GCCCCTTCACACAGAGGGTTTTGCTTACTTTGGAGGAAAAGCACTTGCCATATGACATGAAGTTTGTTGATTTGAGTAACAAGCCTGACTG GTTTTTGAAGATAAGCCCTGAAGGTAAAGTTCCTCTTATTAAGCTTGACGAGAAATGGGTTCCAGATTCAGATGTCATCACACAGGCACTGGAGGAGAAGTATCCTGATCCTCCGCTGACAACTCCTCCCGAGAAGGCTTCTGT TGGATCAAAGATCTTCCCGAAGTTTGTTGCTTTTCTGAAAAGCAAAGACTCAAGTGATGGAACTGAGCAGGCTTTACTTGATGAGCTGACAGCTTTCAATGATTACCTTAAAGATAAT GGTCCACTTATCAACGGAAATGAGGTATCTGCTGCTGATTTGTCGCTTGGGCCAAAGCTTTATCATTTAGAAATAGCTTTGGGGTACTATAAGAATTGGTCTATTCCAGATTCACTTTCCTACGCGAAATCATACATGAAG AGTATATTCTCCAGGGAAACATTCATCAACACGCGGGCACTAAAAGAGGATGTCATTGAAGGTTGGCGACCAAAAGTCATGGGTTAG
- the LOC107870479 gene encoding DELLA protein GAI: MKRDRDREKGSSSKGKNWASVEEEEQPDAGMDELLAVLGYKVKSSDMAEVAQKLEQLEMAMGTSMEDGISHLSTDTVHKNPSDLSGWVQSMLSGLNSTSISSNFGMSSSENQLIVSGDGGGGSCSSIIDFSRGNEEKKTTTAISDDDLRAIPGGAVFSSGRNRNEVDEESNKRQRSSFCSSGGSNSSSGGNSLTDSARPVVLVDSQETGVRLVHTLMACAEAVQQENFNLADALVRHIGILAVSQSGAMRKVATYFAEALARRIYKIHPQDSIESSYNDVLQMHFYETCPYLKFAHFTANQAILEAFTNCNKVHVVDFSLKQGMQWPALMQALALRPGGPPAFRLTGIGPPQPDNTDTLQQVGWKLAQLADTIGVEFEFRGFVANSLADLDASMLDIRPSETEAVAVNSVFELHRLLARQGAIEKVLDSIRQMNPKIVTLVEQEANHNAGVFIDRFNEALHYYSTMFDSLESSSSSHNGITQSPVTNQDLLMSEIYLGRQICNVVAYEGSDRVERHESLGQWRARLSSAGFDPVHLGSNAFKQASMLLALFAGGDGYRVDENDGCLMLGWHTRPLIATSAWQIAAEDDGAGEVELH; the protein is encoded by the coding sequence ATGAAGAGAGATCGAGATCGAGAAAAGGGCTCGAGTTCTAAAGGCAAGAATTGGGCATCTGTAGAAGAGGAAGAACAACCAGATGCCGGAATGGATGAACTATTAGCTGTGTTGGGTTATAAAGTCAAGAGCTCTGATATGGCTGAAGTTGCTCAGAAGCTTGAGCAGCTTGAGATGGCTATGGGTACATCTATGGAAGATGGAATTAGTCATCTTTCTACAGATACAGTGCATAAAAATCCATCTGACCTTTCGGGATGGGTTCAGAGTATGTTGTCTGGGCTGAACAGTACCTCGATTTCAAGTAATTTTGGCATGAGTAGCAGTGAAAATCAACTAATCGTGtctggtgatggtggtggtggatCTTGTTCGAGTATCATTGATTTTTCGAGAGGCAACGaggaaaagaaaacaacaaccGCAATCTCTGATGACGATTTGAGAGCTATTCCAGGTGGTGCTGTGTTCAGCAGCGGAAGAAATCGAAATGAAGTAGATGAGGAGAGTAATAAGCGGCAGAGATCGAGCTTCTGCAGCAGCGGTGGCAGCAACAGCAGCAGTGGCGGTAACTCTTTGACAGATTCAGCTAGGCCGGTTGTACTAGTCGATTCACAAGAAACTGGGGTTCGACTGGTACATACTTTAATGGCGTGTGCTGAAGCTGTTCAACAAGAGAATTTTAATCTAGCTGATGCACTTGTGAGACACATAGGTATACTTGCTGTTTCGCAATCTGGTGCTATGAGAAAAGTTGCAACTTATTTCGCTGAAGCATTAGCAAGAAGAATCTACAAAATCCATCCACAAGATTCAATCGAATCGTCTTACAACGATGTTTTGCAGATGCACTTTTACGAAACTTGCCCTTACCTGAAATTCGCTCATTTCACTGCGAATCAAGCTATTCTTGAAGCGTTTACGAATTGCAACAAGGTTCATGTAGTGGATTTCAGTTTGAAACAAGGTATGCAATGGCCGGCTCTTATGCAAGCATTAGCTTTACGCCCTGGTGGACCACCAGCATTTAGGCTTACAGGAATTGGCCCTCCGCAGCCAGACAACACAGATACCCTCCAACAAGTAGGATGGAAACTGGCTCAATTAGCAGACACCATCGGAGTCGAATTCGAGTTCCGTGGATTCGTTGCCAATTCACTAGCTGACCTGGATGCTTCAATGCTCGACATTAGACCAAGTGAAACGGAAGCGGTGGCTGTGAACTCCGTCTTCGAGCTTCATCGACTCCTCGCCAGACAAGGAGCAATTGAAAAGGTTCTCGACTCAATCAGGCAGATGAACCCGAAGATCGTTACCCTCGTTGAGCAAGAGGCTAACCACAATGCTGGAGTGTTCATTGACAGGTTCAACGAGGCTTTACACTACTACTCAACCATGTTCGACTCGTTGGAAAGCTCGTCGTCCTCACACAATGGAATTACTCAATCTCCGGTCACCAATCAGGACCTCCTCATGTCGGAAATCTACCTAGGTCGACAGATATGCAACGTGGTGGCTTATGAAGGTTCAGACAGAGTCGAACGTCACGAGTCACTGGGTCAATGGAGAGCTAGATTGAGTTCAGCCGGGTTCGATCCGGTCCATCTCGGTTCAAACGCTTTCAAACAGGCATCAATGCTCTTAGCTCTCTTTGCTGGAGGCGATGGTTACAGGGTTGATGAAAATGATGGATGTTTAATGTTAGGTTGGCATACAAGGCCACTCATAGCCACGTCAGCATGGCAGATCGCGGCGGAGGACGACGGCGCCGGAGAAGTAGAGCTTCACTGA